Proteins encoded by one window of Vibrio rumoiensis:
- a CDS encoding YeaH/YhbH family protein translates to MSQFIDRRLNGKNKSTVNRQRFIRRNKEQIKKSVAEAVKKRSITNTETGEDVSIPNHDISEPSFHQGKGGTKERVHPGNDQFTTGDRIDRPPAGGSGGGSGQGDASNDGEGQDDFIFQISKDEYLDILFEDLELPNLRKNQINKITEWKTHRSGYKTAGIPSNIAIVRSLQQSLARRTAMTASKRRQLRELESMLDDIMLTEPAQPLEETRIKSEIAELREKISRVPFIDTFDLRYKNYERKPIPSSQAVMFCLMDVSGSMDQATKDIAKRFYVLLYLFLTRTYENVDVIFIRHHTQAKEVDEHEFFYSQETGGTIVSSALKLMSDIVKDRYPTNEWNIYAAQASDGDNWADDSPRCKELLVKQLLPYCQYYSYIEITKRAHQTLWKEYEDIGESFDNFAIKNIQSLDDIFPIFRELFQKQTQS, encoded by the coding sequence ATGTCACAGTTTATTGATCGACGTTTAAATGGTAAGAATAAAAGCACGGTTAACCGGCAGCGCTTTATTCGCCGTAATAAAGAGCAAATCAAAAAGTCCGTTGCTGAGGCGGTCAAAAAGCGTTCTATCACCAACACAGAAACCGGTGAGGATGTCTCTATTCCGAATCACGACATTAGTGAACCTAGCTTCCATCAAGGCAAAGGCGGTACCAAAGAACGTGTTCATCCGGGTAATGATCAATTTACTACGGGTGATCGCATCGACCGCCCACCCGCTGGCGGCTCAGGGGGCGGTTCAGGTCAAGGTGATGCGAGTAATGATGGCGAAGGACAAGATGATTTCATTTTTCAAATTTCCAAAGATGAATATCTCGATATTTTATTTGAAGATCTTGAGCTTCCGAACCTAAGAAAAAATCAAATCAATAAAATTACTGAATGGAAAACCCATCGTTCCGGCTACAAAACTGCAGGGATTCCATCCAACATAGCGATCGTCCGTTCACTTCAGCAATCACTTGCTAGACGCACTGCGATGACGGCGTCTAAACGTCGTCAATTACGGGAATTAGAAAGTATGTTGGATGACATCATGCTGACTGAGCCAGCTCAACCATTAGAAGAAACTCGTATTAAAAGTGAAATTGCCGAATTACGCGAAAAGATTTCTCGCGTTCCCTTTATTGATACTTTTGACCTACGTTATAAAAACTATGAACGCAAGCCCATTCCCTCAAGCCAAGCGGTCATGTTTTGTTTGATGGACGTATCTGGTTCAATGGATCAGGCCACCAAAGATATTGCCAAACGATTTTATGTCTTACTTTATCTATTCTTAACTCGCACTTATGAAAATGTCGACGTTATTTTTATTCGACACCACACGCAAGCTAAGGAAGTCGATGAGCACGAGTTTTTCTACTCACAAGAAACCGGCGGCACCATTGTTTCCAGTGCACTAAAATTAATGAGTGATATTGTCAAAGATCGCTATCCAACCAATGAATGGAATATCTATGCTGCGCAAGCCTCAGATGGTGATAACTGGGCTGATGATTCTCCGCGCTGTAAAGAGTTATTAGTGAAACAATTACTGCCTTATTGCCAATATTATTCTTACATAGAGATCACCAAACGGGCCCATCAAACCTTGTGGAAAGAGTACGAAGACATTGGTGAGTCTTTTGATAATTTTGCAATAAAGAATATCCAATCGCTTGACGACATTTTCCCAATTTTCCGTGAGTTGTTTCAAAAGCAAACTCAATCTTAA
- a CDS encoding Trm112 family protein — MDHRLLEIVACPVCKGKVVLDNDKQELICKFDRLAYPIKEGIPVMLAVEARKMSMDEGR; from the coding sequence ATGGATCATCGTCTACTTGAAATTGTGGCTTGCCCAGTATGCAAAGGCAAAGTGGTATTGGATAACGACAAACAAGAGCTTATTTGTAAGTTTGATCGTTTAGCCTACCCAATCAAAGAAGGCATTCCTGTCATGCTGGCCGTTGAAGCTCGTAAAATGTCGATGGATGAGGGACGTTAA
- the lpxK gene encoding tetraacyldisaccharide 4'-kinase, with protein MVEKIWFHQHPLGWVLSPILWPLSLLFKWISGKRRNAYASGEKLSYRAPVPIIVVGNITAGGNGKTPVVIWLVETLQSLGMKPGVVSRGYGGKAERYPLIVELNTPSAQSGDEPALIKRRTGAPVAVAPLRSQAVKALLDQNVDIIITDDGLQHYALERDIEFVVIDGQRRFGNQHYIPFGPLREGLERLDEVDFLITNGGTAQGNEIAMTLEPSEAVNLKTGEKISVQQLPQLVAFAGIGHPPRFFNTLESLGAEVVKTQAFADHQAFEQSELQQLASKGKHLIMTEKDAVKCYLFAEDNWWYLPVSAQISSQDKQNIIKKITEVKSQYGSSST; from the coding sequence ATGGTTGAGAAAATATGGTTTCACCAGCACCCACTCGGTTGGGTTTTATCTCCAATTTTATGGCCTTTAAGCCTGCTATTTAAATGGATTAGCGGCAAACGTCGTAACGCCTATGCATCGGGTGAAAAATTAAGTTATCGCGCGCCAGTGCCTATTATCGTCGTCGGTAATATTACCGCTGGTGGCAATGGTAAAACGCCAGTGGTGATTTGGTTGGTGGAAACCCTACAATCTCTTGGGATGAAGCCAGGGGTGGTTTCTCGCGGCTATGGCGGTAAAGCGGAACGTTACCCATTAATCGTGGAGCTTAATACACCGAGTGCTCAATCTGGTGATGAACCCGCTTTAATCAAACGTCGAACAGGTGCGCCTGTGGCGGTGGCTCCACTAAGAAGTCAAGCGGTTAAAGCATTATTAGATCAAAATGTGGATATCATTATCACTGATGATGGCTTACAGCACTACGCACTTGAGCGGGATATCGAATTTGTAGTGATTGATGGTCAACGCCGTTTTGGTAATCAACATTACATTCCGTTTGGTCCACTACGCGAAGGGCTAGAACGTTTAGATGAAGTGGACTTTTTGATCACTAACGGCGGAACGGCGCAAGGCAATGAAATCGCCATGACGTTAGAGCCTAGTGAAGCGGTGAACTTAAAAACCGGTGAGAAAATATCAGTACAGCAACTCCCTCAATTAGTGGCATTTGCTGGAATTGGTCATCCGCCTCGTTTTTTCAACACACTAGAATCATTAGGTGCAGAGGTCGTAAAAACTCAAGCATTCGCCGATCATCAAGCGTTTGAACAATCAGAATTACAACAACTTGCGAGCAAAGGGAAGCATCTTATTATGACGGAGAAAGATGCCGTTAAATGCTACCTATTTGCCGAAGATAACTGGTGGTACTTACCAGTTTCAGCACAAATATCATCGCAAGATAAACAGAATATTATTAAAAAAATCACAGAGGTTAAGAGTCAATATGGATCATCGTCTACTTGA
- the cueO gene encoding multicopper oxidase CueO, whose amino-acid sequence MDRRRFLKLSSAAGVASFSIPHASFAFSNTQPDTQQPELPKLPIPELIDTHNIQTQLTIQSGFSQFLTTNKTPTCGINGPFLGPVLKMKSGHDANIKVTNTLDRAMTIHWHGLEIPGNLDGGPHQLIQPNESWQVTLPIRQPAATCWFHPHQHPTTAEYVIKGIAGMILIEDELSDSLNLPSEWGADQIPLIIQDRRFKDNGEFDYELLDIVNVAMGYAGAQVLVNGAIYPQAEVNSGWVRFHLLNGSNARTYRLTASDEREFFVIASDAGLLDKPVKMSQLDMAAGERYDILVSTHDNQPFDWVTLPVKQMGMMHAPFNQPYPLVSVQTNRQKGKGELPTSMAVLPELTPSRATVKRDVVLGMPEELDRQAMQIMMARQPRMSGMAKRMDMMSTHGKSGSNGSHGMHMDQDMKHDMKGMATPESTFTKKELLHINTINGRPFDMQRIDFNAKQGELEHWIISQGKDHMLHPFHIHGCRFRVLSINGNPPPKHLSGWKDTISVFPMGTTELLVQFNHLASKDTPYMAHCHILEHEDTGMMMQFTVS is encoded by the coding sequence ATGGATCGTCGTCGATTTTTAAAATTAAGCTCTGCCGCAGGGGTGGCAAGTTTTTCCATCCCTCATGCTTCATTTGCCTTTTCTAATACACAACCAGATACTCAGCAACCCGAGCTACCCAAGCTACCCATTCCTGAATTAATTGATACTCATAACATACAAACACAATTAACGATTCAATCTGGGTTTAGCCAATTTTTAACAACGAACAAAACCCCAACGTGTGGCATTAACGGCCCTTTTCTTGGTCCTGTTTTAAAAATGAAATCAGGGCATGATGCCAATATCAAAGTGACAAATACTTTAGATCGCGCAATGACCATCCATTGGCATGGCTTAGAGATCCCTGGCAACCTTGATGGCGGTCCACACCAACTGATCCAACCAAATGAATCATGGCAAGTGACCTTACCTATTCGTCAACCTGCTGCAACTTGTTGGTTCCATCCTCATCAACATCCCACCACGGCTGAGTACGTGATTAAAGGCATTGCCGGCATGATCTTAATTGAAGACGAATTAAGTGATTCACTCAACCTTCCATCTGAATGGGGTGCCGACCAAATCCCATTAATCATTCAAGACCGTCGCTTTAAAGATAATGGTGAGTTTGATTATGAATTATTAGATATTGTTAATGTGGCAATGGGTTATGCAGGTGCTCAAGTATTGGTCAATGGCGCTATCTACCCTCAGGCTGAAGTAAATTCAGGTTGGGTGAGATTCCATCTGCTCAATGGTTCTAATGCTCGTACTTATCGCTTAACTGCTTCTGATGAGCGTGAGTTCTTTGTTATCGCCTCAGATGCTGGACTATTAGATAAACCGGTTAAAATGTCACAACTGGATATGGCTGCCGGTGAACGCTACGACATTTTAGTGTCAACGCACGATAACCAACCGTTTGATTGGGTGACTTTGCCTGTCAAACAAATGGGAATGATGCATGCGCCATTTAATCAACCTTACCCACTAGTGAGCGTACAAACTAATCGTCAAAAAGGTAAAGGCGAACTACCAACCAGTATGGCTGTACTTCCCGAACTCACACCATCTAGAGCAACGGTAAAACGTGATGTGGTACTCGGCATGCCAGAAGAGCTAGATAGACAAGCAATGCAAATCATGATGGCAAGACAACCGAGAATGTCCGGCATGGCAAAACGTATGGATATGATGAGTACACATGGTAAGTCTGGCTCGAATGGTTCACACGGCATGCACATGGATCAGGACATGAAGCATGATATGAAAGGTATGGCCACACCAGAATCAACGTTTACGAAAAAAGAGTTACTGCACATCAACACCATCAATGGTCGTCCATTCGATATGCAGCGAATTGATTTCAATGCCAAACAAGGTGAGTTAGAACACTGGATAATAAGCCAAGGCAAAGATCATATGCTGCACCCCTTCCACATTCATGGATGCCGCTTTAGAGTGCTATCCATTAATGGTAACCCACCGCCAAAACATTTAAGCGGCTGGAAAGATACCATCAGCGTATTCCCAATGGGCACAACCGAGCTATTGGTTCAGTTTAACCACTTAGCTTCAAAAGACACGCCTTACATGGCGCACTGCCATATTTTAGAACATGAAGATACCGGAATGATGATGCAGTTTACGGTTTCTTAA
- a CDS encoding YdeI/OmpD-associated family protein: MTSKISGGLVHELPVDLAKALTEKDVISIWEALTPIARNEFICRIEDAKQEKTRVKRIIRTVEELQEGKKRPCCWAGCIHRVDKKPSKWQQDVLIDKKSQPQNK, translated from the coding sequence ATGACTTCAAAAATTTCTGGGGGACTAGTACACGAGCTGCCTGTTGATTTGGCCAAAGCGCTAACTGAAAAAGACGTGATTAGCATTTGGGAAGCATTGACGCCGATTGCCCGTAATGAATTCATTTGCAGGATTGAAGACGCTAAACAAGAGAAGACTAGAGTAAAACGGATCATTCGAACCGTTGAGGAGCTGCAAGAAGGGAAAAAGCGACCGTGCTGTTGGGCTGGCTGTATTCATCGCGTGGACAAGAAGCCCAGTAAATGGCAACAAGATGTATTGATAGACAAAAAAAGTCAGCCACAAAATAAATGA
- a CDS encoding PhzF family phenazine biosynthesis protein, producing MDLEIYQVDSFTSEAFKGNPAGVCISDAGLSESLMLSIAEEMAVSETAFLSLNDMRLRWFTPKAEVKLCGHGTLAVAHVLKQRGQVKVGECVLFETLSGTLTAQINESTIELDFPSPVILFDVPISSELIQQLGIVKDEIVSYGHFDSKVFIEVSEETCLLNLQPNFDALKKMSGRGVLVTVRSTNDDLDFISRYFAPWVGVNEDPVTGSAYCALTVYWADKLGQAKFKGYQASARGGYVDTELLPNGRTKLIGSAVTVVKGTMYVPSL from the coding sequence GTGGATTTAGAAATTTACCAAGTCGATTCATTTACCAGCGAAGCATTCAAAGGCAATCCAGCTGGTGTTTGTATTAGTGATGCAGGGTTAAGTGAGTCATTAATGTTGTCGATTGCCGAAGAAATGGCAGTATCAGAAACGGCTTTTTTATCGCTTAATGATATGAGATTAAGATGGTTTACGCCCAAAGCTGAAGTGAAGTTGTGTGGGCATGGTACGTTGGCGGTTGCTCATGTTTTGAAGCAAAGAGGGCAAGTTAAGGTCGGAGAGTGCGTTCTCTTTGAAACCTTATCGGGAACATTAACGGCGCAGATCAATGAATCGACGATTGAACTGGATTTTCCGTCCCCTGTTATCTTGTTTGATGTGCCAATCTCATCGGAATTAATCCAACAGTTAGGCATCGTTAAAGATGAAATCGTCTCTTATGGTCACTTCGATTCAAAAGTCTTTATTGAAGTGAGTGAAGAAACTTGCTTATTAAACCTTCAACCAAACTTTGATGCTTTAAAGAAAATGAGTGGCCGTGGAGTGTTAGTTACGGTCCGCTCAACCAATGATGATTTAGACTTTATTTCGAGATACTTTGCCCCTTGGGTTGGGGTTAATGAAGATCCGGTTACGGGGTCGGCCTATTGCGCATTGACCGTCTACTGGGCCGATAAATTGGGCCAAGCCAAATTTAAAGGTTATCAAGCTTCTGCACGCGGTGGGTATGTGGATACCGAGTTATTGCCAAATGGTCGAACTAAACTGATTGGTTCAGCCGTGACAGTGGTCAAAGGGACTATGTACGTGCCATCGTTATAA
- a CDS encoding PrkA family serine protein kinase, which produces MSIFDHYQSRYEASKDEELSLQDFLSLCQKDKSAYANAAERLLLAIGEPEIIDTSKEPRLSRIFSNRVISRYKTFEHFYGMEEAIEQIVSYLKHAAQGLEERKQILYLLGPVGGGKSSLAEKLKALMQQMPIYVLSANGVRSPVNDHPFSLFNVEEDGELLKSEYGIDQRYLRSIMSPWAAKRLQEFGGDITKFKVVKVRPSILNQIAIAKTEPGDENNQDISSLVGKVDIRKLEHYSQDDPDAYSYSGALCKANQGVMEFVEMFKAPIKVLHPLLTATQEGNYNGTEGLSALPFEGMILAHSNESEWQTFRHNKNNEAFLDRVYIVKVPYCLRVSEEIKIYKKLLLNSELSQAPCSPSTLDILAQFSILSRLKEPENSSVFSKMRVYDGETLKDTDPKAKSYQEYRDYAGVDEGMSGLSTRFAFKILSRVFNFDQTEVAANPVHLFYVIEQQVEREQFPQEIADRYLEFLKGYLVPKYVEFIGKEIQTAYLESYSEYGQNIFDRYVTYADFWIQDQEYRDPETGQLFDRSALNDELEKIEKTAGISNPKDFRNEIVNFVLRARANNNGHNPVWTSYEKLRTVIEKKMFSNTEELLPVISFNAKTSTDDQKKHDNFVARMMEKGYTKKQVRLLAEWYLRVRKSS; this is translated from the coding sequence ATGAGTATTTTTGACCACTACCAATCACGCTATGAAGCTTCTAAAGATGAAGAACTTTCTCTCCAAGACTTCCTTTCGTTGTGCCAAAAGGACAAAAGTGCTTATGCGAATGCAGCAGAGCGATTACTGCTCGCCATAGGTGAACCTGAAATTATTGACACATCTAAAGAGCCTAGACTAAGTCGAATTTTTTCCAACCGGGTCATCTCTCGCTATAAAACCTTTGAGCATTTCTATGGTATGGAAGAAGCGATTGAGCAAATCGTGTCTTACTTAAAACATGCCGCCCAAGGCTTGGAAGAGCGCAAGCAAATTCTTTATTTACTCGGCCCTGTAGGCGGCGGTAAATCCTCTTTAGCTGAAAAACTCAAAGCACTAATGCAACAAATGCCGATTTATGTTCTTTCAGCCAATGGGGTTCGTAGCCCAGTGAATGATCACCCATTCAGCTTATTTAATGTGGAAGAAGACGGAGAGCTATTAAAAAGCGAATATGGCATCGATCAACGCTATTTACGCTCAATCATGTCACCTTGGGCGGCAAAACGCTTACAAGAGTTCGGCGGCGATATTACCAAGTTCAAAGTGGTTAAGGTGCGCCCTTCTATCTTGAACCAGATCGCGATAGCGAAAACGGAACCAGGTGACGAAAACAACCAAGATATTTCCTCATTGGTTGGTAAAGTCGATATTCGTAAATTAGAGCATTACTCACAAGATGATCCCGACGCTTACAGCTATTCAGGTGCATTGTGTAAGGCCAACCAAGGGGTAATGGAATTTGTTGAGATGTTCAAAGCCCCAATTAAAGTCTTACATCCGTTATTAACCGCCACTCAAGAAGGCAACTATAACGGGACTGAAGGCCTATCAGCCCTACCTTTTGAAGGTATGATTCTTGCCCACTCCAATGAATCCGAGTGGCAAACCTTCCGTCATAATAAAAACAATGAAGCTTTCCTCGACCGGGTTTATATTGTCAAAGTGCCGTATTGTTTACGCGTGTCCGAAGAAATAAAAATCTATAAAAAACTCCTTCTCAATAGTGAACTGTCTCAAGCACCATGCTCACCGAGCACCTTAGACATATTGGCTCAATTCAGCATCTTATCGCGCTTAAAAGAACCAGAGAATTCCTCAGTATTCTCAAAAATGCGCGTCTATGATGGTGAAACCCTCAAAGACACCGATCCAAAAGCCAAAAGTTATCAAGAGTATCGTGATTACGCAGGCGTCGATGAAGGTATGTCAGGGCTTTCTACCCGCTTTGCCTTTAAGATTCTATCTCGCGTATTTAACTTCGACCAAACCGAAGTGGCCGCCAACCCTGTTCATCTCTTTTATGTGATAGAGCAGCAGGTTGAACGCGAACAATTCCCGCAAGAAATCGCGGATCGATACCTTGAATTCTTAAAAGGCTATCTAGTCCCTAAATATGTCGAATTCATCGGCAAAGAAATTCAAACCGCGTATTTAGAGTCCTACTCAGAATACGGACAAAACATCTTTGACCGCTATGTCACTTATGCCGATTTTTGGATTCAAGACCAAGAATATCGTGATCCGGAAACCGGACAGCTATTTGACCGTTCTGCGCTAAATGATGAGTTAGAAAAAATAGAAAAAACCGCAGGCATTAGTAATCCAAAAGATTTCCGCAATGAAATCGTTAATTTTGTCTTACGTGCTCGTGCCAACAATAACGGCCATAACCCTGTTTGGACCAGCTATGAAAAACTTCGCACTGTGATTGAAAAGAAAATGTTCTCGAATACCGAAGAATTGCTTCCTGTCATTTCATTCAATGCGAAAACGTCCACCGATGATCAGAAAAAACACGACAACTTTGTTGCCCGTATGATGGAGAAAGGCTACACCAAGAAACAAGTTCGTTTACTAGCTGAGTGGTATTTACGCGTGCGTAAGTCTTCATAA
- a CDS encoding cupin domain-containing protein, with protein MSTLEIIRSKAFTASRAWGAKDIANMDGITTRLHWTDQPYKWHINDGEEVFVVLDGIVEMLYKQDGQERSVTLHSGDIFYASVGTEHVAHPNGEARILVIEKEGSV; from the coding sequence ATGAGCACTTTGGAAATTATAAGAAGCAAAGCATTTACCGCATCACGAGCTTGGGGGGCAAAAGACATTGCCAACATGGATGGTATTACTACTCGTTTACATTGGACCGATCAACCTTATAAATGGCATATCAATGACGGTGAAGAAGTGTTTGTCGTTTTAGATGGTATTGTTGAAATGTTATATAAACAGGATGGACAGGAGAGATCGGTAACGTTACATTCTGGAGATATTTTTTATGCCTCTGTTGGTACTGAACATGTAGCTCATCCGAATGGTGAGGCGAGAATTTTGGTGATCGAGAAAGAAGGCAGCGTGTAA
- a CDS encoding GNAT family N-acetyltransferase: MFVRKMEEKDLESVSATCMASFQQSVAGTLSEEGVSTFSKIAATNAFLERMKGDNLVLVAEIDGKVEGVIELKEGRHVAMLFISPECQKKGIGKALLSSALNYAKVETITVSASLSSVPAYEKYGFKCKGEADESAGLVYQPMEIILNKAIHGPIS; the protein is encoded by the coding sequence GTGTTTGTCAGGAAAATGGAAGAGAAGGATCTTGAATCTGTCAGCGCAACTTGTATGGCTTCATTTCAGCAGTCCGTTGCAGGCACATTGTCTGAGGAAGGGGTTTCAACCTTTTCTAAAATTGCTGCGACGAATGCTTTTCTTGAAAGAATGAAGGGCGACAACTTGGTGCTGGTCGCAGAAATTGATGGAAAAGTGGAAGGTGTAATAGAGCTTAAGGAAGGTCGTCATGTTGCCATGCTTTTTATTAGCCCAGAATGCCAGAAAAAAGGCATTGGTAAGGCATTGCTTTCATCAGCACTGAACTATGCGAAGGTTGAAACTATCACAGTTAGCGCGTCTCTATCTTCAGTTCCTGCGTATGAGAAGTACGGATTTAAGTGCAAAGGCGAAGCCGATGAGTCGGCAGGTTTGGTTTATCAGCCGATGGAAATTATCCTTAACAAGGCAATACACGGGCCAATCTCGTAA
- a CDS encoding SpoVR family protein — protein sequence MVTKNQQTLDKQSAHPGYPLPNGPDWTFDLLELYHTEIKRVAEHYRLDTYPNQIEVITAEQMMDAYSSIGMPINYNHWSFGKRFIQTEQNYKHGHMGLAYEIVINSDPCIAYLMEENTITMQALVMAHACYGHNSFFKGNYLFQSWTDASSIIDYLLFARTYITECEEKYGIGEVEKILDSCHALMNYGVDRYKRPEKISILEEKARQESREAYLQSQVNELWRTVPKSKHDEHHSDHRFPSEPQENLLYFIEKHAPLLEPWQREVVRIVRKVSQYFYPQKQTQVMNEGWATFWHYTILNHLYDEGIVTDSFILEFLHSHTSVIAQPEYNSRYYNGINPYALGFAMFQDIRRICEHPTEEDKEWFPEIAGSNWLDTLHFAMHNFKDESFISQYLSPKVIRDFKLFAVLDDDRKNYIQVSAIHDELGYQAIREKLASQYNLSNLEPNIQVWNVNVRGDRSLTLQHIPQDRIPLNDGYPEVLKHLHRLWGFDVILEEVKDSGRREVLATCPPKADNHVHHGIS from the coding sequence ATGGTGACGAAAAACCAACAAACATTAGATAAGCAAAGCGCTCACCCAGGCTATCCATTACCTAATGGCCCAGATTGGACCTTTGATTTATTGGAGCTCTACCATACTGAAATCAAACGTGTGGCAGAGCACTACCGTCTTGATACCTATCCTAACCAGATTGAAGTGATCACCGCAGAACAAATGATGGATGCCTATTCCAGCATCGGTATGCCGATCAATTATAACCACTGGTCTTTTGGTAAACGTTTTATTCAAACAGAGCAAAATTATAAACATGGTCACATGGGGCTCGCTTACGAAATCGTAATTAACTCTGATCCATGTATTGCTTACTTGATGGAAGAAAATACCATCACGATGCAAGCACTAGTGATGGCGCATGCCTGCTATGGTCATAACTCATTCTTTAAAGGTAATTATCTATTTCAATCGTGGACCGATGCCAGCTCAATCATTGACTACTTATTGTTTGCTCGTACCTACATTACCGAGTGCGAAGAAAAATATGGCATCGGGGAAGTCGAAAAAATCCTCGACTCTTGTCACGCCCTAATGAACTACGGTGTCGACCGCTATAAACGACCTGAAAAAATTTCGATCCTAGAAGAAAAAGCTCGCCAGGAATCACGCGAAGCGTATCTACAATCGCAAGTGAATGAGCTTTGGCGCACCGTACCGAAATCCAAACATGATGAGCATCACAGCGATCATCGCTTCCCAAGTGAACCCCAAGAGAACTTGCTTTATTTCATTGAAAAGCACGCCCCATTGTTAGAACCATGGCAACGAGAGGTGGTACGTATTGTCCGAAAAGTGAGCCAATATTTTTACCCACAAAAACAAACCCAAGTCATGAACGAAGGCTGGGCAACCTTTTGGCATTACACCATTTTGAATCATCTCTATGACGAAGGCATCGTTACGGATTCTTTCATTCTGGAATTTTTACACAGCCACACTAGCGTCATCGCACAACCGGAATACAACAGCCGCTATTACAATGGTATTAACCCATACGCACTGGGCTTTGCCATGTTTCAAGATATACGCCGTATTTGCGAACATCCCACTGAGGAAGATAAAGAGTGGTTTCCTGAGATTGCCGGCAGTAACTGGCTTGATACCCTGCACTTTGCCATGCATAACTTCAAAGACGAAAGCTTCATCAGCCAATATTTATCGCCTAAAGTAATTCGGGATTTCAAGCTCTTTGCTGTACTAGACGACGATAGGAAAAACTATATTCAAGTCAGTGCCATTCACGATGAGTTAGGCTATCAAGCGATTCGAGAAAAGCTTGCTTCACAATATAACCTGAGTAATTTAGAGCCCAATATTCAAGTGTGGAATGTGAATGTAAGAGGTGATCGATCATTAACCTTACAACACATCCCACAAGATAGGATCCCTCTTAATGATGGCTACCCTGAAGTCCTTAAACATCTTCATCGATTATGGGGATTTGACGTCATTTTAGAAGAAGTCAAAGACTCTGGGCGAAGAGAAGTGCTGGCGACTTGCCCACCAAAGGCCGATAACCACGTTCATCACGGGATTTCTTAA
- the kdsB gene encoding 3-deoxy-manno-octulosonate cytidylyltransferase, whose product MSFTVVIPSRYQSSRLPGKPLADIAGKPMVQWVHQQALQAGAERVIVATDDARIEAVVKSFGGEVCMTSPDHQSGTERLAEVVEKMGIADDHIIVNVQGDEPLIPPSIIKQVADNLANSTAPMATLGVSIDESEEVFNPNVVKVVTDEQGYALYFSRASIPWDRDAWASDNKTIRNPLMRHIGIYAYRAGFINTYINWQPSALEQIESLEQLRVLWYGEKIHVALAKEAPAAGVDTPEDLEIVRKILAK is encoded by the coding sequence ATGTCATTCACTGTCGTCATTCCATCGCGTTATCAATCATCTCGCCTACCAGGTAAACCATTAGCGGATATCGCTGGTAAACCGATGGTGCAATGGGTGCATCAACAAGCTTTGCAAGCAGGGGCTGAAAGAGTCATTGTTGCAACTGATGATGCTCGAATTGAAGCGGTAGTGAAAAGCTTTGGTGGCGAAGTGTGTATGACGTCACCAGACCATCAATCGGGCACCGAACGTTTAGCTGAAGTGGTTGAGAAGATGGGTATTGCCGATGATCACATCATTGTGAATGTGCAAGGTGATGAGCCGTTAATCCCACCGTCTATCATCAAACAGGTGGCGGATAACTTAGCCAACAGCACCGCACCAATGGCAACGCTTGGCGTAAGTATTGATGAGTCGGAAGAAGTGTTTAATCCTAATGTCGTTAAAGTGGTCACTGATGAACAAGGTTATGCACTTTACTTTAGCCGCGCCTCAATTCCTTGGGATCGCGATGCTTGGGCAAGTGATAACAAAACCATCCGCAATCCACTAATGCGTCATATAGGTATTTATGCCTACCGCGCAGGTTTCATCAATACTTATATTAATTGGCAACCAAGCGCCCTAGAGCAAATTGAATCTTTAGAGCAACTTCGTGTCCTTTGGTACGGCGAAAAAATTCATGTCGCTCTTGCCAAAGAAGCGCCTGCCGCAGGGGTTGATACGCCAGAAGACTTAGAAATCGTGCGTAAGATATTGGCGAAGTAA